The proteins below are encoded in one region of Vibrio tubiashii:
- the traG gene encoding conjugal transfer mating-pair stabilization protein TraG, producing the protein MVLDYYTYTSGAVVQKALNAVAVFFATNAFGDYLRICIMLGLLITTATFMLSRNPRDIGKWMAVYTLVPLLLINMKATVLVVDKTEPGRVYNVDNVPYLVALPGWFFSGMMAGFTEGVESIYTRSDDERYGRTGMLFGSELYQLSRQASVRTAELSEQWNDYFDNCLYLDERINNKFTWDELFGAEDIFAFLDTIRQSPLRGMYIQGTFQTCAAAYPMIKQGFEAAAGKDMTLLAQHLWGKNATRFKSQTDIALQRSYRQFVQLSRSASNILKQNMVMNAIRYSIDSADPTQSALNYAYTANKLQTTSMWASLGLMAKEYLPMLQTIMFLLFSCSAFFTAGVAILPGMTVMVLKSYAATFFYLGTWPMLFAILNAIQIWGLEQMSDPIAGRFSGLALSNANALDELHSRFSYMTGILMMSVPVIAAGLLKGGSAVLSNMNYQLAGMINATNARATAAASSGNMDFGNLQMDNHSFNNTAANKFDDNTLTNTGHNYTQNADGSITTQHADGRTTYNATPAVSQANFQMAIQQSMQQGMQDNLTHTQQSLEQQSMQLSHNINTGLAQSDRWGESLSQSQSYGSGHSNSTEGQILAGYNEMQSAVNSVSQATGWSQEQSQAYLHATSLSANAGLRVGGKGSSGLLSMLNAGVNASSRWSAEDRDSFSKQISENQQALAQATQQYTQGASTVTSAAEQIDNKKQHSDVEHYAKDFAVNYQDGKHIASQAAKSESDMLAYSQALTRMESDSASFTQNHLMGFQHFLENQELKDSDIQRLMTAHRPEDLQEVKDRYGQYIQTEAFKELSGVSGSKTETEQAYQEKYDSDKPVSHPVPEFTPMQTKLMQAASTLAELKADTLREQGLAAHTPWEHYDEKAFQEVTQSAQHQQSQAEQQTTQPVEQRADLTLKEHVEQEVGQMKDATPEVSYTPDQSYPVVSAYTYHYSTDETKSNANSSDQEVPISLANDPNHGI; encoded by the coding sequence ATGGTTCTTGACTATTACACTTACACCTCTGGCGCGGTGGTGCAAAAAGCCCTCAACGCCGTCGCGGTGTTCTTTGCGACCAACGCGTTTGGTGACTACCTGCGGATTTGCATCATGCTCGGTTTACTGATCACCACCGCCACTTTCATGCTGAGCCGCAACCCGAGAGACATTGGCAAATGGATGGCGGTGTATACCTTGGTGCCTTTGCTGCTCATCAACATGAAAGCCACTGTCCTGGTGGTGGACAAAACCGAGCCCGGGCGAGTCTACAACGTAGACAATGTGCCCTACTTAGTGGCCCTTCCCGGCTGGTTTTTCAGTGGCATGATGGCGGGGTTTACTGAAGGCGTGGAATCCATTTATACCCGTTCAGACGATGAACGCTACGGCAGAACAGGCATGCTCTTTGGCTCCGAACTGTACCAGTTGTCCAGACAAGCCAGCGTGCGTACCGCCGAACTGAGTGAGCAATGGAACGACTACTTTGACAACTGCCTGTACCTTGATGAACGGATCAACAACAAGTTCACCTGGGATGAACTGTTTGGGGCCGAAGATATCTTTGCCTTTCTCGATACCATCCGACAGAGCCCACTGCGCGGGATGTACATTCAAGGCACCTTCCAAACCTGTGCAGCGGCTTACCCTATGATTAAACAAGGGTTTGAGGCGGCTGCAGGCAAAGACATGACGCTACTTGCGCAGCACCTATGGGGCAAAAATGCCACTCGCTTTAAATCCCAAACTGATATCGCTCTGCAGCGAAGTTACCGTCAATTTGTTCAGCTCAGTCGAAGCGCGTCGAACATCTTGAAACAGAATATGGTAATGAACGCCATTCGTTACAGCATCGACTCGGCGGATCCCACGCAAAGCGCGTTAAACTATGCTTACACCGCCAATAAGTTACAGACGACGTCGATGTGGGCCTCGCTCGGTTTAATGGCCAAGGAATATTTGCCCATGCTGCAAACCATTATGTTTTTGCTCTTTTCCTGCTCAGCCTTCTTTACCGCGGGGGTGGCGATATTACCGGGGATGACCGTGATGGTGTTAAAGAGCTACGCAGCGACCTTTTTCTACTTGGGGACATGGCCCATGTTGTTCGCTATCTTGAACGCGATTCAAATTTGGGGACTGGAGCAGATGAGCGATCCTATCGCCGGTCGCTTCAGCGGCCTTGCCCTATCCAACGCCAATGCGCTGGATGAGCTCCACAGCCGATTCTCCTACATGACCGGCATTTTGATGATGAGCGTCCCGGTCATCGCGGCAGGACTGCTCAAGGGAGGCTCGGCGGTGTTGTCCAACATGAACTACCAATTAGCCGGCATGATTAACGCCACCAACGCGCGCGCTACCGCGGCGGCGTCAAGCGGGAACATGGACTTTGGTAATCTGCAAATGGACAACCATAGCTTCAACAATACGGCGGCCAACAAGTTCGACGACAACACCTTAACCAATACTGGTCATAACTACACACAGAATGCGGACGGCTCTATCACGACGCAACATGCCGATGGCCGAACGACGTACAACGCGACCCCGGCGGTCAGCCAAGCTAACTTTCAAATGGCGATTCAACAATCGATGCAACAAGGTATGCAAGATAACTTGACTCACACACAACAATCGCTTGAACAGCAAAGTATGCAGCTTAGCCACAATATCAACACGGGCCTTGCTCAGAGCGATCGATGGGGAGAGTCTCTCAGTCAATCGCAGTCCTACGGCAGCGGTCATAGCAATAGCACGGAAGGGCAAATCCTAGCAGGCTACAACGAGATGCAGTCGGCGGTGAACAGCGTGTCTCAAGCGACGGGTTGGAGCCAGGAGCAATCGCAAGCTTACTTACATGCGACGAGTCTCAGTGCGAATGCAGGACTCCGCGTCGGCGGTAAGGGTAGCAGTGGCTTGCTAAGTATGCTTAATGCCGGAGTGAACGCGAGTTCACGTTGGTCCGCCGAGGATCGTGACAGCTTTTCTAAACAAATTAGCGAGAACCAACAAGCACTGGCGCAAGCAACCCAGCAATACACTCAAGGCGCCAGCACCGTGACAAGCGCCGCGGAGCAAATCGATAACAAGAAGCAGCACAGCGATGTTGAACACTATGCCAAAGACTTTGCGGTCAACTACCAAGACGGCAAACACATTGCTTCACAAGCTGCGAAAAGTGAGTCGGACATGCTCGCATACAGCCAAGCGCTGACGCGTATGGAAAGCGACTCTGCCAGCTTTACTCAGAATCACTTGATGGGCTTCCAACACTTCTTAGAGAATCAAGAACTCAAAGATAGTGACATTCAACGCTTAATGACCGCTCACCGCCCTGAAGACCTACAGGAAGTTAAAGATCGTTATGGCCAGTATATTCAGACCGAGGCGTTCAAAGAGCTTTCTGGGGTAAGTGGTTCAAAAACGGAAACAGAGCAGGCTTACCAAGAGAAATATGACTCTGATAAACCAGTGTCTCATCCCGTGCCTGAATTCACCCCGATGCAAACCAAGTTGATGCAAGCCGCAAGCACCTTAGCAGAGCTCAAAGCCGACACACTGCGAGAGCAAGGGTTGGCGGCACACACACCTTGGGAGCATTACGATGAAAAAGCGTTTCAGGAAGTGACGCAATCGGCGCAGCACCAACAATCACAAGCTGAACAACAAACCACTCAGCCTGTAGAGCAACGTGCTGACCTAACGTTAAAGGAGCACGTGGAGCAAGAAGTCGGTCAAATGAAAGACGCGACCCCGGAAGTCTCTTATACACCTGACCAAAGTTATCCCGTAGTGAGTGCTTATACTTACCATTATTCAACGGATGAGACTAAATCTAACGCCAACAGCAGCGACCAAGAAGTCCCCATTTCACTCGCCAATGACCCCAATCACGGCATATAA
- a CDS encoding conjugal transfer protein TraH, which yields MSPATRHVLKGALTLMMCPLAQASTSSSLQQFFDDSGYNANVTNPMAYQGQSANYYSGGSLFVRTKIVNAQWVNATVPSVSAGCSGIDMFMGGFSHISSDELTKLGKAIIHNAPPFIVDLALQTWAPQLKQNMDKLQAVADKWLNQSINSCEAAQATIGGLAALTAPATKKHVCATLGTQNNAFADWVEAASKCNNDTTVNGQLDAANNDPALNAMTMRSHNIVWSAIMKNAYFSSDTDLAQFAMSLSGTFVYDKNGQPRFYPSLLTDDNNMVDALLNGGDIQRYQCGDTSTEGCLTLTVRKVTIPADTAFKVQLQKELDTLWQSVLTDQALIDKQKGFIELIHTPVLKFFFDNAAVGAVPNIPAYANLLAIELLNRYLTNTLNLVEHVLSASNSSLANLEAIKNDTARAKQFMVGLTQDAMSLINAQNDLIAAERETQRTGKKQLSKLIPHPEDYQD from the coding sequence ATGAGTCCTGCCACTCGACATGTCCTCAAGGGCGCACTCACGCTCATGATGTGTCCCTTAGCGCAAGCCAGTACCAGCAGTTCGTTGCAACAGTTCTTCGACGATTCGGGTTACAACGCCAACGTCACCAACCCAATGGCTTACCAAGGGCAAAGTGCGAATTACTACAGCGGCGGCTCGTTATTTGTTCGCACGAAAATCGTCAATGCGCAATGGGTGAATGCCACGGTGCCCTCCGTCAGTGCGGGCTGCAGTGGCATTGATATGTTCATGGGGGGCTTCTCTCATATCAGCTCGGATGAACTGACCAAACTCGGCAAGGCCATCATTCACAACGCACCGCCGTTTATCGTGGATTTAGCCCTGCAAACGTGGGCGCCTCAGTTGAAACAAAACATGGATAAGCTGCAGGCGGTAGCCGATAAGTGGCTCAACCAATCGATCAATTCTTGTGAAGCCGCGCAAGCGACGATTGGCGGCTTAGCGGCCTTGACCGCCCCTGCCACGAAAAAGCACGTGTGTGCCACATTAGGTACGCAAAACAACGCCTTTGCCGATTGGGTCGAAGCCGCCTCAAAGTGTAACAACGATACCACGGTCAACGGGCAGCTTGACGCGGCCAACAATGATCCCGCTCTGAACGCGATGACCATGCGTAGCCACAACATCGTCTGGTCCGCCATCATGAAAAATGCCTACTTCAGTAGCGACACGGACCTGGCGCAATTTGCCATGAGCTTGTCGGGCACCTTTGTGTACGACAAAAATGGCCAGCCCCGTTTCTACCCTAGCCTGCTGACTGACGACAACAATATGGTCGATGCGTTACTCAATGGCGGTGACATCCAGCGCTATCAATGCGGAGACACCTCAACGGAAGGCTGCTTAACGCTCACAGTGAGAAAAGTCACCATCCCGGCCGACACGGCATTTAAGGTTCAATTGCAAAAAGAGCTCGATACCTTATGGCAGAGCGTCCTGACCGACCAAGCCCTTATCGACAAGCAGAAGGGGTTCATTGAGCTTATCCACACCCCCGTCTTGAAGTTTTTCTTCGACAATGCGGCGGTCGGTGCCGTGCCGAACATCCCGGCGTACGCCAACCTGCTCGCCATAGAACTGTTGAATCGCTACCTGACCAATACGCTGAATCTAGTCGAGCACGTCCTGTCGGCGTCCAACAGCAGCCTAGCCAATCTCGAAGCGATCAAGAACGATACGGCCAGAGCGAAACAGTTCATGGTTGGTTTAACGCAAGACGCGATGAGCTTGATCAACGCACAAAACGACTTGATTGCCGCGGAACGCGAGACACAGCGCACAGGCAAAAAGCAGCTGTCGAAACTCATTCCCCATCCCGAAGATTACCAGGACTGA
- the traF gene encoding conjugal transfer protein TraF, whose amino-acid sequence MRVLSILFVWLSLSGSSSHAAKNHEYALVFLMQSSCPYCHIVAPSITHVSRQLGLTVYTFTLDGGGLPGFQVPIPVTQTIREKFLSVSNVVPATFLINVNSQKFTPISRGEVDYATLYRGLSNALNDPQVRKALQ is encoded by the coding sequence ATGCGTGTCCTGTCGATCTTGTTTGTTTGGCTGAGCCTGTCAGGCTCCTCTTCGCACGCGGCGAAGAACCATGAGTATGCGCTCGTGTTCCTGATGCAAAGCAGTTGCCCGTACTGCCACATCGTGGCACCAAGCATCACCCACGTCTCTCGACAGTTAGGGTTAACCGTTTACACCTTCACCTTAGACGGCGGTGGGCTGCCCGGCTTTCAGGTGCCTATCCCTGTCACCCAGACAATTCGAGAGAAATTCCTCAGCGTGAGCAATGTTGTGCCAGCGACCTTTCTGATCAACGTCAACAGCCAAAAATTCACCCCCATCAGCCGAGGAGAGGTGGATTACGCCACCCTGTACCGTGGGCTCTCGAACGCCCTAAACGATCCCCAAGTGAGGAAGGCGCTGCAATGA
- the traF gene encoding type-F conjugative transfer system pilin assembly protein TraF: protein MMWQRLIALLIAVFYCLTTGGHPIPPGWRFYNEPKPANPVTPKKLPAPMPANTTQTVMSATEQLAWFKKQWNEANAAATIDPKNKQKVRRFLALNRYITSQTDQIGMTFKQLLVEHPELSYTREHPTEQTARQSYLAALETKHKNTVREMARQGWGLFFVYEGHDAITQQLAPSMQSFADAYDLALLGLSEDDQFITAIRENRHNQGKIAADFTPALFLVNPNTKEIKPLAYGYISRSRLLQRFYNVATDFSQSNY, encoded by the coding sequence ATGATGTGGCAACGATTGATCGCACTGCTTATTGCCGTGTTTTATTGTCTCACCACCGGCGGCCACCCAATACCGCCGGGTTGGCGTTTTTACAACGAACCCAAACCAGCCAACCCCGTCACGCCGAAAAAGTTGCCCGCTCCGATGCCGGCCAATACCACTCAGACCGTAATGAGTGCCACCGAGCAGCTAGCGTGGTTTAAAAAGCAGTGGAACGAAGCCAACGCCGCGGCCACCATTGACCCGAAAAACAAACAGAAGGTCAGGCGTTTTCTCGCGCTTAATCGCTACATTACGTCACAAACCGACCAAATAGGGATGACCTTCAAACAACTGTTGGTCGAGCACCCTGAGCTGTCCTACACGCGAGAGCATCCCACCGAGCAAACCGCTCGCCAATCCTACCTTGCCGCACTGGAAACCAAGCATAAAAACACAGTGCGCGAAATGGCCAGGCAAGGATGGGGACTGTTTTTTGTTTATGAAGGACACGATGCCATCACGCAGCAGTTGGCGCCTTCTATGCAGTCTTTTGCGGACGCTTACGACTTAGCGCTACTCGGGCTGAGCGAGGATGACCAATTCATTACTGCCATCCGAGAGAACCGGCACAACCAGGGCAAGATAGCCGCCGATTTTACCCCGGCCTTATTCCTGGTCAACCCCAACACCAAAGAGATAAAACCGCTCGCTTATGGATATATCTCGCGCTCTCGGTTGCTGCAACGCTTCTACAACGTCGCCACCGATTTTTCACAATCCAATTACTGA
- the traN gene encoding type-F conjugative transfer system mating-pair stabilization protein TraN: protein MNKVLILAFVLLTVNVMANQKQSFNESANWAKQTAKNMLEPNQIPLDVNDYCQDATCRAKVINPDETSLNDGNMETKAAQAFAASDLAQDIRKNTNKKRPDFRHDESLRYALLGQENAFEISHGQSNKYVNCERDTQCLFDDVEKTCHAPTHTPVPCYKTPRFTPEIIAPSYQCAAGQLTGHRCLRYRNECRYNSRDRWIVSHQCQSATRNYGLWNGNMVRAPFFKGRLRTTRSTPCERGGATASFTSYDICRQVAYYTPATPVCPAGYGLSGNQCVKNHVDWRVECTLIKACQPLSQRCIEGAASRMINGVATYLPCWKYEVRHECDLPDNCGQYAECKEDKRECSLKQNGVCIEEKVTHTCTKKTCRTMTLNCGEQSLCLDGECYDPLPTLNRHFDQSAAALAALGEAAKGLGDPPNIFSGEPMQCSQKAASIANCCRDSGWGTDAGLVTCNEEEKALIRAKDKGLTLYVGEYCAEKILGACLRKKRSYCAYDSRLGKIIQEQGAINQLGKTLGSAESPTCPALTPEELGQINFDRIDFSEFYPELHSRIHLPDPNVIKQRIQNSLSGEAN from the coding sequence ATGAACAAGGTACTCATTCTGGCCTTTGTCCTCCTGACAGTGAATGTGATGGCCAACCAAAAGCAGTCCTTCAATGAGTCGGCCAATTGGGCAAAGCAAACCGCCAAAAACATGCTTGAACCAAACCAAATTCCACTCGATGTGAACGACTACTGTCAAGACGCGACCTGCCGCGCCAAAGTGATCAATCCCGACGAAACATCGCTCAATGATGGCAATATGGAAACAAAGGCAGCCCAAGCCTTTGCGGCCAGTGACCTCGCTCAAGATATCCGTAAGAACACCAACAAGAAACGTCCCGATTTTAGGCATGATGAGAGCCTGCGTTATGCACTCCTTGGTCAAGAAAACGCGTTTGAGATCAGCCATGGACAATCCAATAAGTACGTCAATTGCGAGCGCGATACACAGTGTTTGTTTGACGACGTCGAAAAAACATGTCACGCCCCAACTCATACCCCGGTCCCTTGTTATAAAACCCCTCGTTTCACACCGGAGATCATCGCCCCAAGCTACCAATGCGCCGCAGGCCAATTAACGGGGCACCGCTGCCTGCGTTATCGCAATGAGTGTCGGTATAATTCGCGTGACCGTTGGATCGTTTCTCATCAATGTCAATCAGCCACGAGGAACTATGGACTGTGGAACGGAAACATGGTTCGAGCCCCATTTTTCAAAGGCCGATTACGCACGACCAGAAGCACGCCGTGCGAACGCGGCGGTGCCACCGCCTCTTTCACCAGTTATGACATTTGCCGGCAGGTGGCTTATTACACCCCGGCCACTCCTGTCTGCCCTGCAGGCTATGGTCTCAGCGGCAATCAATGCGTTAAAAATCACGTTGACTGGCGCGTCGAATGCACCTTAATCAAAGCGTGTCAGCCCCTGAGTCAACGATGCATCGAGGGGGCCGCGTCTCGGATGATAAACGGCGTCGCGACCTACTTACCGTGTTGGAAATATGAAGTACGACATGAATGCGATTTACCGGATAACTGTGGCCAATACGCCGAATGCAAAGAAGACAAACGGGAATGCAGCCTCAAGCAAAACGGGGTCTGCATTGAAGAAAAAGTGACCCACACCTGTACTAAAAAAACCTGCCGCACAATGACACTGAACTGTGGAGAGCAATCCCTCTGTCTCGATGGGGAGTGTTACGACCCACTCCCAACCCTCAATCGCCACTTTGATCAATCCGCCGCCGCGTTAGCGGCGCTCGGAGAAGCAGCTAAAGGGCTAGGTGACCCACCAAACATTTTCTCGGGAGAGCCCATGCAATGTTCCCAAAAAGCGGCGAGCATCGCGAATTGCTGTCGGGATAGCGGTTGGGGCACCGATGCGGGTCTCGTGACTTGCAATGAAGAAGAAAAAGCCCTGATCCGCGCCAAAGACAAAGGACTCACGCTGTATGTGGGGGAATATTGCGCAGAAAAAATCTTAGGCGCGTGCCTGCGTAAAAAGCGCTCATACTGCGCGTATGACAGTCGATTGGGCAAAATCATCCAAGAGCAAGGCGCTATCAATCAACTCGGTAAAACGCTCGGCTCGGCAGAGAGCCCGACCTGTCCGGCCCTCACCCCAGAAGAACTCGGGCAAATCAACTTTGACCGCATCGACTTCAGCGAGTTTTACCCCGAGCTTCACAGCAGGATCCATCTCCCTGATCCGAATGTTATCAAGCAGCGGATCCAGAATTCCTTGTCGGGAGAGGCCAACTAG
- the trbC gene encoding type-F conjugative transfer system pilin assembly protein TrbC — protein MKTLILPLLAVWFSAQSQAYTEELNVLAAREPAMMPSPPALNGSKVWDKARQHQQATTELGRHIQSLAKPNALTKLLNTPPPTQNPDRAPKGVMVFVSLTMPSPSLKQLLKQSERTGVPMVIRGVLPKGFPATTARISQLIGIHRKKPIQAGFSISPEWFRRFNVERVPAFVSVKAGRCLPKQACNPKDYDIVYGNLSLYQALEVLTQGDTGENARELLKRLEQ, from the coding sequence ATGAAAACGCTCATCTTGCCTTTATTGGCAGTCTGGTTCAGTGCCCAGAGCCAGGCTTATACAGAAGAATTGAACGTTTTGGCGGCGCGCGAGCCTGCCATGATGCCCTCCCCTCCTGCGCTAAATGGGAGTAAGGTGTGGGATAAGGCCAGACAACATCAGCAAGCGACGACAGAGTTGGGTCGACACATTCAATCTCTGGCGAAACCCAACGCCTTAACCAAACTGCTCAACACTCCGCCGCCGACCCAAAATCCCGACCGTGCGCCAAAAGGCGTGATGGTGTTTGTCTCCCTTACGATGCCAAGCCCCTCTCTGAAACAATTGCTCAAGCAAAGTGAACGAACGGGCGTCCCGATGGTGATCCGTGGTGTTCTGCCGAAAGGATTTCCGGCCACCACTGCGCGGATCAGCCAACTGATAGGCATCCACCGTAAGAAGCCCATCCAAGCGGGCTTTTCGATAAGTCCCGAATGGTTTCGGCGGTTCAATGTCGAACGTGTTCCGGCTTTCGTTTCTGTCAAAGCGGGCCGCTGTTTACCCAAGCAAGCCTGCAACCCCAAAGACTATGACATTGTCTACGGGAATCTCTCACTCTATCAAGCCCTCGAGGTGCTCACGCAAGGAGACACCGGAGAAAACGCGAGGGAGCTCTTGAAAAGGTTAGAACAATGA